A genomic region of Caulobacter vibrioides contains the following coding sequences:
- a CDS encoding methylated-DNA--[protein]-cysteine S-methyltransferase — translation MTTQGFTLFDTVIGRCGLAWGARGLIGVQLPETTPGAAWARLRKRFPDAVEGEPPPEVETVIDRIRDLLAGGRDDLADIVLDVEGQSAFNLRVYAIARAITPGDTSTYGEVARAMGEPGAARAVGKALGENPWPIVVPCHRVLASSGGMGGFSAPGGSQTKARLLTIEKARTSAAPTLFDLQFSVAPPRGG, via the coding sequence ATGACCACGCAGGGTTTTACCCTTTTCGACACCGTGATCGGTCGCTGCGGCCTGGCCTGGGGCGCGCGCGGCCTGATTGGCGTGCAATTGCCCGAGACCACGCCCGGCGCGGCCTGGGCCCGGCTGCGCAAGCGCTTCCCCGACGCGGTGGAGGGCGAGCCGCCGCCGGAGGTCGAGACCGTCATCGATCGCATCCGCGACCTGCTGGCCGGCGGCCGCGACGACCTGGCCGACATCGTCTTGGACGTCGAGGGGCAGAGCGCCTTCAATCTGCGGGTCTACGCGATCGCCCGGGCCATCACCCCAGGCGACACCTCGACCTATGGCGAAGTGGCGCGGGCGATGGGCGAGCCGGGCGCGGCGCGGGCCGTGGGCAAGGCCCTGGGCGAGAATCCCTGGCCGATCGTGGTGCCGTGCCACCGGGTGCTGGCGTCTTCGGGCGGCATGGGCGGTTTCTCGGCGCCCGGCGGCAGCCAGACCAAGGCCCGCCTGCTGACGATCGAGAAGGCGCGGACCAGCGCCGCGCCGACCCTGTTTGACCTGCAGTTCTCGGTGGCCCCGCCGCGCGGCGGGTAG
- a CDS encoding DUF3617 domain-containing protein produces MRSTTLAASALALVAGVAVAGLSLAQPMADAPSRVATPTAAKTTILPGHWEYDYRIGPIPAGSETRCLKPADVEQFSRGICTRKYRCDYTTNVVQNGKIRLKGAWTDKKDRVAPVTAEGSYTPESFKLNINMKTINGLPLAGTMTAKRLSAECLPDQTAAK; encoded by the coding sequence ATGCGTTCGACCACCCTCGCCGCCTCCGCCCTGGCCCTCGTCGCTGGCGTCGCCGTGGCGGGATTGAGCCTGGCCCAGCCGATGGCGGACGCTCCGAGTCGCGTCGCGACGCCCACCGCCGCGAAGACGACGATTCTCCCCGGCCACTGGGAATACGACTATCGGATCGGCCCGATCCCGGCCGGCAGCGAGACCCGCTGCCTCAAGCCGGCCGATGTCGAGCAGTTCTCGCGCGGCATCTGCACCCGCAAGTACCGCTGCGACTACACCACCAATGTGGTCCAGAACGGCAAGATCCGGCTGAAGGGCGCCTGGACCGACAAGAAGGACCGCGTCGCGCCGGTCACGGCCGAGGGCAGCTACACGCCCGAGAGCTTCAAGCTGAACATCAACATGAAGACCATCAACGGCCTGCCGCTGGCCGGAACCATGACCGCCAAGCGCCTGTCGGCCGAGTGCCTGCCGGACCAGACTGCGGCGAAATAG
- a CDS encoding TonB-dependent receptor domain-containing protein — MRFPSRRLTALLFASAVVAPGAALAQRVGDNAVAGAEDAFGASIGNERVGLYSASEVRGFSPISAGNIRLEGLYMDRPASFTDRLVASNVVRVGLAAQNYLFPAPTGVVDFRIRPSGDQPVLSVLAGYGPLGGGRLELDGQLPVSDTLSLFGGVAGFDDEYGSGADAVYASYALGARWRPAPGVQILPFWSRVDTWNRESAPIYVAAPGVLPQEVARRRYVGPSWADNRSIATNSGVVVQAPLPRDLGLSLGLFRSENDTRENYAHVLTGITADGLATRRISRDPRQTSGSTSGEARISRTVVRGDFSHGLHASVRGRARDSLYGGGGAYSYGVVRLEDPVDTPPPSFALGARTAEEVKQWTGGAAYDLRWRGRGSLMLGLQRTDYRKTVRRPGAAPALTHDSAWLYNAAASWTLTRQLALYGSVTRGLEESGVAPDSAANRTQALPAIMTDQWDAGVRWVMPGDLRLVAGAFDVRKPYFAPDEVNVFREMGAVRHRGLEVSLTGAPVEGLNLVAGAVLMRPRVTGAPVAQGRLGSKPVGQTTTTLTLSGTWSLPVKGLALTFGANHHGRRTADQLNRVSTPAATIWDAGLRYRFDMGKTPALLRLQVTNLTDVFDWRVVSSGTYDVNAPRAAALFLTMDF; from the coding sequence ATGCGTTTCCCCTCCCGCCGGCTGACGGCGCTTCTCTTCGCCTCCGCCGTCGTCGCGCCTGGCGCGGCCCTCGCCCAGCGTGTCGGCGACAACGCCGTCGCCGGAGCCGAGGACGCCTTCGGCGCCAGCATCGGCAATGAGCGGGTCGGCCTCTACAGCGCCAGCGAGGTGCGGGGCTTTTCGCCGATCTCCGCCGGCAACATCCGGCTGGAGGGGCTCTATATGGACCGCCCGGCCAGCTTCACCGACCGTCTGGTGGCCAGCAATGTCGTGCGCGTGGGCCTGGCGGCGCAGAACTACCTGTTCCCCGCTCCGACCGGCGTCGTCGATTTCCGCATCCGCCCGTCGGGCGACCAGCCGGTGCTCAGCGTGCTGGCGGGCTATGGCCCCCTGGGCGGCGGACGCCTGGAACTGGACGGCCAGCTGCCGGTCTCGGACACGCTCAGCCTGTTTGGCGGGGTGGCGGGCTTCGATGACGAGTACGGCAGCGGCGCGGACGCGGTCTACGCCTCCTACGCCCTGGGCGCGCGCTGGCGTCCGGCCCCCGGTGTCCAGATCCTGCCGTTCTGGAGCCGCGTCGACACCTGGAACCGCGAATCCGCGCCGATCTACGTGGCCGCGCCCGGCGTGCTGCCGCAAGAGGTCGCGCGCCGCCGCTATGTCGGCCCCAGCTGGGCCGATAACCGCAGTATCGCCACCAACAGCGGTGTTGTGGTCCAGGCGCCGCTACCGCGCGATCTTGGCTTGTCGCTGGGCCTGTTCCGCTCGGAGAACGACACGCGCGAGAACTACGCCCACGTCCTGACGGGAATCACCGCCGACGGTCTGGCGACGCGACGCATCAGCCGCGATCCCCGGCAGACCAGCGGCTCGACCAGCGGCGAGGCGCGAATCAGTCGCACCGTCGTGCGTGGCGATTTCTCCCACGGACTACACGCCTCGGTGCGCGGGCGGGCGCGCGATAGCCTTTATGGCGGCGGCGGCGCCTACAGCTACGGGGTCGTGCGGCTGGAAGATCCCGTCGACACGCCGCCGCCGAGCTTTGCCCTGGGCGCCCGCACCGCCGAAGAGGTCAAGCAGTGGACCGGCGGCGCGGCCTACGACCTGCGCTGGCGCGGTCGCGGCTCGCTGATGCTGGGCCTGCAGCGCACCGACTATCGCAAGACCGTGCGTCGCCCCGGCGCCGCGCCCGCCCTGACCCATGACAGCGCCTGGCTCTACAACGCCGCCGCCTCCTGGACCCTGACGCGCCAGCTGGCCCTCTATGGCAGCGTGACGCGCGGCCTGGAGGAAAGCGGCGTCGCGCCCGACAGCGCCGCCAACCGCACCCAGGCCCTGCCGGCCATCATGACCGACCAGTGGGACGCGGGCGTGCGCTGGGTCATGCCAGGCGACCTTCGGCTGGTCGCCGGCGCCTTCGACGTCCGGAAGCCCTATTTCGCCCCGGACGAGGTCAATGTGTTCCGCGAGATGGGCGCGGTGCGTCACCGCGGCCTGGAGGTCAGCCTGACGGGCGCGCCGGTCGAGGGCTTGAACCTCGTCGCCGGCGCGGTCCTGATGCGTCCGCGCGTCACCGGCGCGCCGGTCGCGCAAGGCCGCCTTGGCTCCAAGCCCGTGGGCCAGACGACCACCACGCTGACGCTCAGCGGAACCTGGTCGCTGCCGGTGAAGGGCCTGGCCCTGACCTTCGGCGCCAATCACCACGGCCGCCGGACGGCCGACCAGCTCAATCGCGTCTCGACCCCGGCCGCGACGATCTGGGACGCGGGGCTCCGCTACCGCTTCGACATGGGCAAGACCCCGGCCCTGCTGCGCCTGCAGGTCACCAACCTGACCGACGTCTTCGACTGGCGCGTGGTCAGCAGCGGAACCTACGACGTCAACGCGCCCCGCGCGGCGGCGCTGTTCCTGACGATGGATTTCTGA
- a CDS encoding cold-shock protein has product MATGTVKWFNAAKGFGFIQPSDGSADAFVHISAVERSGLGSIDEGQKLNYELERDQRSGKMSAGQLTAA; this is encoded by the coding sequence ATGGCTACCGGCACCGTAAAGTGGTTCAACGCCGCCAAGGGCTTTGGCTTCATTCAACCCAGCGATGGCTCTGCGGACGCGTTCGTCCACATCTCGGCCGTCGAGCGCTCAGGCCTGGGTTCGATTGATGAAGGCCAGAAGCTCAACTACGAGCTCGAACGCGACCAACGCAGCGGCAAGATGTCCGCCGGGCAGTTGACCGCAGCATAG
- a CDS encoding amidohydrolase — MRRLASTAFAAALLAATSLGSAWAGDLLIHGGPIHTGVEAAPKAEAVLIRDDRILFVGPLAAAKAKAAKDVRAIDLKGAAAYPGFVDAHAHLTGVGLRELTLNLDQVKSVAELVAAVKAYAAAHPEGPISGRGWIETHWPEKRFPTKADLDAAAPGRIVVLGRSDGHASVASSAALAKAGITAATVPPPGGDILKGPDGQPDGMLIDYAQALVRNVIPPPNEALKREALRKAGQLYAARGWTGMANMSVMAEDLSLLRDEAAKGTFHIRIDNYMDPSGAEEVLTKGPQTDATGLIRVQGIKLYMDGALGSRGAALLEPYSDADTLGLQLTQPEQGLALMKRAKAAGAQVAMHAIGDRGNRLVLDWFEQSLGAEAKAARWRNEHSQIVADTDVPRFAKLGIIASMQPSHAIGDLFFAPARLGKARLHEGYRWADFLKAGVVVAAGSDAPVEVGDPRIEFYAAVYRHSLDGFANADWHLDQAVSRAEALKMLTLAPAYAVFREKELGTLEAGKKADITAFDRDLMTVEPKAILTAEPVLTVVNGKVVFSK, encoded by the coding sequence GTGCGTCGCCTCGCCTCCACCGCCTTCGCCGCCGCCCTGCTGGCCGCCACCTCGCTCGGCTCGGCCTGGGCCGGCGACCTGCTGATCCATGGCGGTCCGATCCACACCGGCGTCGAGGCCGCGCCCAAGGCCGAGGCGGTGCTGATCCGCGACGACAGGATCCTGTTCGTCGGCCCGCTGGCCGCCGCCAAGGCCAAGGCCGCCAAGGATGTCCGCGCCATCGACCTGAAGGGGGCGGCGGCCTATCCGGGCTTTGTCGACGCCCACGCCCACCTGACGGGCGTCGGCCTGCGCGAGCTGACCCTGAACCTCGACCAGGTCAAGTCGGTCGCCGAACTGGTGGCGGCGGTGAAGGCCTATGCGGCCGCCCATCCCGAGGGCCCGATCTCGGGTCGGGGCTGGATCGAGACCCATTGGCCCGAGAAGCGCTTCCCCACCAAGGCGGATCTGGACGCCGCCGCGCCGGGACGGATCGTGGTGCTGGGCCGCTCGGACGGTCACGCCAGCGTGGCCTCCAGCGCCGCCCTGGCCAAGGCGGGGATCACGGCGGCCACCGTCCCGCCCCCCGGCGGCGATATCCTCAAAGGTCCTGACGGCCAGCCCGACGGCATGTTGATCGACTACGCCCAGGCCCTGGTGCGGAACGTCATTCCGCCGCCGAACGAGGCCCTCAAGCGCGAGGCCCTGCGCAAGGCCGGCCAGCTCTACGCCGCGCGCGGCTGGACGGGCATGGCCAATATGAGCGTCATGGCCGAGGACCTTTCCCTGCTGCGCGACGAGGCGGCGAAGGGGACCTTCCACATCCGCATCGACAACTACATGGACCCCAGCGGCGCCGAGGAGGTGCTGACCAAGGGGCCGCAGACCGACGCCACCGGCCTGATCCGGGTGCAGGGCATCAAGCTCTATATGGACGGCGCCCTGGGCTCGCGCGGCGCGGCCCTGCTGGAGCCCTATAGCGACGCCGACACGCTTGGCCTGCAACTGACCCAGCCCGAGCAGGGTCTGGCGCTGATGAAGCGGGCCAAGGCCGCCGGCGCCCAGGTCGCCATGCACGCCATCGGCGATCGCGGCAACCGCCTGGTGCTGGACTGGTTCGAGCAGAGCCTGGGCGCCGAGGCCAAGGCCGCGCGCTGGCGCAACGAGCATTCGCAGATCGTCGCCGACACCGACGTGCCGCGCTTCGCCAAGCTGGGGATCATCGCCTCGATGCAGCCCAGCCACGCGATCGGCGACCTCTTCTTCGCCCCGGCGCGCCTGGGCAAGGCCCGCCTGCACGAGGGCTATCGCTGGGCCGACTTCCTGAAGGCCGGCGTCGTGGTGGCGGCGGGCTCGGACGCCCCGGTCGAGGTCGGCGATCCGCGCATCGAGTTCTACGCCGCCGTCTATCGCCACAGCCTGGACGGTTTCGCCAACGCCGACTGGCATCTCGACCAGGCCGTCAGCCGGGCGGAAGCCCTGAAGATGCTGACCCTGGCCCCCGCCTACGCCGTGTTCCGCGAAAAGGAGCTGGGCACCCTGGAAGCCGGCAAGAAGGCCGACATCACCGCCTTCGACCGCGACCTGATGACCGTGGAGCCCAAGGCCATCCTGACCGCAGAGCCGGTGCTGACGGTGGTGAACGGCAAGGTGGTGTTCTCGAAGTAG
- a CDS encoding helicase-related protein — translation MSDRSTGLAPSKLTAVLGPTNTGKTHLAVERMLGHASGMIGLPLRLLAREIYDRVVKLRGKAAVALITGEEKIVPARAAYFVCTVEAMPLGREVEFLAVDEIQLCADPERGHIFTHRLLHARGKFETMFLGAGTMAPLVRRLLPDAEIVSRERFSNLSYAGSKKLTRLPRRTAIVAFSTGAVYAIAELIRRQRGGAAVVMGSLSPRTRNAQVALYQSGEVDFLVATDAIGMGLNMDVDHVAFAGLRKFDGKRTRWLYPQEVGQIAGRAGRYTRDGTFGVTSDCEEIDEDLVEAVESHTFEPITQAEWRNARLDFGSLPGLLRSLAETPQRGALKLSDEALDERTLRALAQQEDVIKRCKADRSALIRLWEVCQTPDFRKTTDDDHQRMARTLFDDLTTGRKRLPEDWVGGQFKALDRTDGEIDSLAARLSGVRTLSYIANRPDWVANPAHWQGLTRQLEDRISDTLHEKLMARFIDRRTSVLLKQLGERETLYAGVGQDGEVTVEGHVVGHLSGVAFTPAKGASPLEEKALRNAAQRAVGPEIARRLGLLASEADDAFALTPDGAILWRGEVAGAVRRDLPLLSPRARLLGELGPAAVRERAERRLDAFLAGEVDRHLAPLRKLERALAGGELRGLPRGVAHRLLEAGGVLDKRPVDPELKALSQAERRALKSLGVRIGAFSLFCPGVLRAEAIACARALNPAGWRGALTTLETLPSPEPSARELSASGLRAVAGFSVPVEQLEKLDALLRTAQQHGGVVLTEAALADLGWTDKQAAAVLRALDYTPAIRAKPDQPIVWKRRGAAKLEQKPVKARPDSPFAALAKLTEPPPPPARRKKPRRRKSAAAKAPKQAAS, via the coding sequence ATGAGCGACCGTTCGACCGGCCTGGCCCCGTCAAAGCTGACTGCGGTCCTGGGGCCGACCAACACCGGCAAGACGCACCTGGCGGTCGAGCGGATGCTGGGCCATGCCTCGGGCATGATCGGCCTGCCGCTGCGCCTGTTGGCCCGCGAGATCTACGACCGCGTCGTCAAGCTGCGCGGCAAGGCGGCTGTGGCGCTGATCACCGGCGAGGAAAAGATCGTCCCGGCTCGCGCGGCCTATTTCGTCTGCACGGTCGAGGCCATGCCGCTGGGCCGCGAGGTCGAGTTCCTGGCCGTCGACGAGATCCAGCTGTGCGCCGATCCCGAGCGCGGCCACATCTTCACCCACCGCCTGCTGCACGCGCGCGGCAAGTTCGAGACCATGTTCCTGGGCGCAGGGACCATGGCCCCGCTGGTTCGCCGCCTGTTGCCGGACGCCGAGATCGTCAGCCGCGAGCGGTTTTCCAACCTCTCCTACGCCGGCTCCAAGAAGCTGACCCGCCTGCCGCGCCGCACGGCCATCGTCGCCTTCTCGACCGGCGCGGTCTACGCCATCGCCGAGCTGATACGCCGCCAACGCGGCGGCGCGGCCGTCGTCATGGGATCCTTGAGCCCCCGCACCCGCAACGCCCAGGTGGCGCTCTATCAGTCCGGCGAGGTCGACTTCCTGGTGGCCACCGACGCCATCGGCATGGGCCTGAACATGGATGTCGACCACGTGGCCTTCGCGGGCCTTCGCAAGTTCGACGGCAAGCGCACCCGCTGGCTCTATCCGCAGGAGGTCGGCCAGATCGCCGGCCGTGCGGGCCGCTACACCCGCGACGGCACGTTCGGGGTCACCAGCGACTGCGAGGAGATCGACGAGGACCTGGTCGAGGCCGTCGAAAGCCACACCTTCGAGCCGATCACCCAGGCCGAATGGCGCAACGCTCGCCTCGACTTCGGCTCGCTGCCGGGCCTCTTGCGCTCGCTGGCCGAGACGCCCCAGCGCGGCGCGCTCAAGCTGTCGGACGAGGCGCTGGACGAGCGCACCCTGCGGGCCCTGGCCCAGCAGGAGGACGTGATCAAGCGCTGCAAGGCCGACCGCTCGGCCCTGATCCGCCTGTGGGAAGTCTGCCAGACCCCGGACTTCCGCAAGACCACCGACGACGACCACCAGCGCATGGCCCGCACCCTGTTCGACGACCTGACCACGGGCCGCAAGCGCCTGCCCGAGGATTGGGTGGGCGGCCAGTTCAAGGCGCTGGACCGCACCGACGGCGAGATCGACAGCCTGGCCGCGCGGCTGTCGGGCGTGCGCACGCTCAGCTATATCGCCAACCGCCCCGACTGGGTGGCCAATCCCGCCCACTGGCAGGGCCTGACCCGCCAGTTGGAAGACCGGATCAGCGACACCCTGCACGAAAAGCTGATGGCCCGGTTCATCGACCGGCGCACCAGCGTGCTCCTTAAGCAACTGGGCGAGCGCGAGACGCTCTATGCTGGCGTTGGCCAGGACGGCGAGGTGACGGTCGAGGGCCATGTGGTCGGCCACCTGTCGGGCGTGGCCTTCACCCCGGCCAAGGGCGCCTCGCCGCTGGAGGAAAAGGCCCTGCGCAACGCCGCCCAGCGCGCGGTCGGCCCCGAGATCGCCCGGCGCCTGGGCCTGTTGGCCAGCGAGGCCGACGACGCCTTCGCCCTGACGCCCGACGGCGCGATCCTGTGGCGCGGCGAGGTGGCCGGGGCCGTGCGCCGCGACCTGCCCCTGCTGTCGCCGCGCGCTCGCCTGCTGGGCGAGCTTGGCCCCGCCGCCGTGCGCGAGCGGGCCGAGCGGCGGCTGGACGCCTTCCTGGCCGGCGAGGTCGACCGCCATCTGGCCCCGCTGCGCAAGCTGGAGCGCGCTCTGGCCGGCGGCGAACTGCGTGGCCTGCCGAGGGGCGTCGCCCACCGGCTGCTGGAGGCCGGCGGGGTGCTGGACAAGCGCCCGGTCGATCCGGAGCTGAAGGCGCTGAGCCAGGCCGAGCGTCGGGCGCTCAAGAGCCTGGGCGTGCGGATCGGCGCGTTCAGCCTGTTCTGTCCGGGTGTGCTGCGCGCCGAGGCCATCGCCTGCGCGCGGGCGCTCAATCCCGCCGGCTGGCGCGGGGCCCTGACGACGCTGGAGACGCTGCCCTCGCCCGAGCCCAGCGCGCGCGAGCTGTCGGCCAGCGGCCTGCGCGCGGTGGCGGGCTTCAGCGTTCCGGTGGAGCAGTTGGAAAAGCTGGACGCCCTGCTGCGCACCGCCCAGCAACACGGGGGCGTGGTGCTGACCGAGGCGGCGCTCGCCGATCTTGGCTGGACCGACAAGCAGGCCGCCGCCGTGCTGCGCGCGCTGGACTACACGCCGGCCATCCGCGCCAAGCCCGACCAGCCGATC
- a CDS encoding ChaN family lipoprotein yields MPKASRSPRAVRASLAALAALTFAAPAALAQPAPSLKAVGDRHQLSQGLADFYDTAFVLKDVRTGQPRVASFAEMAKMLSTYDVVFFGESHRHPGVHLQQQRLFRALVERHPRYILSLEQFERDTQPVLDAYLAGKVGENALKEKGRAWDNYPTAYRPLVEYARTRGLHVIAAEAPTWAVVCIGQWGPEILARFTPEERAWVARDLNPGTGAYRAKYMRFQAGAAAHGGGASQSPEALLKAERSLAGQTARDDTMAESIHLALKAHPGSKVLHLNGNFHSAGFLGTVERLKLRDPALKIAVIDPLEVEDPKAPSLKTADLENGSVLQLVYPNPPTFAPGEDMSEWVRALMSKRKASVCKYAPQPASPPGGEPTKP; encoded by the coding sequence ATGCCGAAAGCTTCCAGATCCCCTCGCGCCGTCCGCGCGAGTTTGGCTGCGCTGGCGGCGCTCACCTTCGCCGCGCCCGCCGCCCTGGCCCAGCCGGCGCCGTCCCTGAAGGCCGTCGGGGATCGCCATCAGCTGTCGCAAGGGCTGGCGGACTTCTACGACACCGCCTTCGTGCTGAAGGACGTGCGCACGGGTCAGCCTCGCGTGGCCAGTTTCGCCGAGATGGCTAAGATGCTGTCGACCTACGACGTCGTGTTCTTTGGCGAGAGCCACCGTCACCCGGGCGTCCACCTGCAGCAGCAGAGGCTGTTCCGGGCGCTGGTGGAGCGGCATCCGCGCTACATTCTTTCGCTTGAGCAGTTCGAGCGCGACACCCAGCCGGTTCTGGACGCCTATCTCGCGGGCAAGGTCGGTGAGAACGCGTTGAAGGAGAAGGGGCGGGCCTGGGACAACTACCCCACCGCCTACCGGCCTCTGGTCGAGTACGCTCGGACGCGCGGCCTGCATGTGATCGCCGCTGAAGCGCCGACCTGGGCCGTCGTCTGCATCGGCCAGTGGGGACCAGAGATCCTAGCGCGCTTCACGCCGGAAGAGCGCGCCTGGGTGGCGCGCGACCTCAATCCCGGAACCGGCGCCTATCGCGCCAAGTACATGCGCTTCCAGGCCGGCGCGGCGGCCCACGGCGGCGGCGCCAGCCAGTCGCCCGAGGCCCTGCTCAAGGCCGAGCGGAGCCTGGCCGGCCAGACCGCTCGCGACGACACCATGGCCGAGTCGATCCATCTGGCGCTCAAGGCGCACCCTGGCAGCAAGGTGCTGCATCTGAACGGAAACTTCCACAGCGCCGGCTTCCTGGGCACGGTCGAGCGCCTGAAGCTACGGGACCCGGCGCTGAAGATCGCCGTCATCGATCCCCTTGAGGTCGAAGACCCCAAGGCCCCGTCCTTGAAGACGGCGGACCTGGAGAACGGCAGCGTCTTGCAGTTGGTCTATCCCAATCCCCCGACCTTCGCGCCGGGCGAGGACATGAGCGAGTGGGTTCGCGCCCTGATGAGCAAGCGCAAGGCCAGCGTCTGCAAGTACGCCCCCCAGCCGGCGTCCCCGCCGGGGGGCGAACCTACCAAGCCTTGA
- a CDS encoding ATP-binding protein, producing MTVGAPADSLPRGKRRLEAQIVGVALLSTIVALFAAFSVYQWRNWRVDREALAHETLVMADALARSAHAHVAREEVAAVDTIRELIAASDRKVAVAYAPKGGREVRFSSQGATFGPPPVKPVTAPEFHYRGLQLEAFAPIRVDGEQVGAIALMVDGQDLLISRFVNIAIALFLSAAALVGAGLMARRLTRQALAPLSALVKAVDEAATSKDFRARVPVARDDELGLLTHRFNHLLATLESYDADLKSALREATLAREAAEGANRLKEQFLANMSHELRTPLNGVLGMSQSLLREPMVPSQRERVELIMSSGSVLLMLLNEILDLSDLERGAIRLESKPFDLATTVGEACDAAVLMAEDKGVALDTEIDPHAAGRWLGDARRLHQILYHLVANALKFTSAGHVRVKASAHDGELILSVTDTGMGIDAETLPRLFEAFTQADAASTRAIGGAGVGLSICHRLVGLMGGRLEAKSEVGRGSVFTVALPMGRDSAAEPAAGQDAALRVLVAEDNEANQRVVRTVLNALGIDPVIVADGEAVVRAWSTGAWDLVLMDIQMPLKNGVDATLEIRRLEAERGLPATRIVALTANAMPHQVETYNAAGMDGVVQKPIMIAELQAALVRDRAA from the coding sequence ATGACTGTGGGCGCGCCCGCCGACTCCTTGCCACGCGGCAAGCGCCGTCTTGAGGCGCAGATTGTCGGCGTGGCGTTGCTGTCGACCATTGTCGCCCTGTTCGCCGCCTTCTCGGTCTATCAGTGGCGGAACTGGCGGGTGGATCGCGAGGCCCTGGCCCACGAAACCCTGGTCATGGCCGATGCGCTGGCGCGGTCCGCGCACGCCCATGTCGCCCGCGAGGAGGTCGCGGCGGTCGACACCATCCGAGAGCTCATCGCCGCCAGCGATCGCAAGGTCGCGGTCGCCTACGCGCCGAAGGGCGGGCGCGAGGTCCGGTTTTCAAGCCAGGGCGCGACCTTCGGCCCGCCGCCGGTGAAGCCCGTGACGGCGCCGGAGTTCCACTATCGCGGCCTTCAGCTCGAGGCCTTCGCGCCGATCCGAGTGGACGGCGAACAGGTCGGCGCCATCGCACTGATGGTCGATGGCCAGGACCTGCTGATCTCGCGCTTCGTCAATATCGCCATCGCGCTCTTCCTCTCCGCCGCGGCCCTGGTGGGGGCCGGCCTGATGGCCCGGCGCCTGACCCGCCAGGCCTTGGCGCCGCTGAGCGCTCTGGTGAAGGCTGTCGATGAAGCCGCCACCTCCAAGGATTTCAGAGCCCGGGTTCCTGTGGCCCGCGACGACGAGCTGGGCCTGTTGACCCATCGCTTCAATCACCTGCTGGCGACGCTGGAGAGCTACGACGCCGATCTGAAGAGCGCGCTGCGCGAGGCGACGCTGGCGCGAGAGGCCGCCGAAGGCGCCAACCGCCTCAAGGAGCAGTTCCTGGCCAATATGAGCCACGAGCTGCGCACGCCCCTGAACGGCGTTCTGGGGATGAGCCAGTCGCTGCTGCGCGAACCGATGGTTCCCTCCCAGCGCGAACGCGTCGAGCTGATCATGAGCTCGGGCTCGGTGCTGCTGATGCTGCTCAACGAGATTCTCGACCTTTCGGACCTGGAGCGCGGCGCCATCCGGCTGGAGAGCAAGCCGTTCGACCTGGCGACGACCGTGGGCGAGGCCTGCGATGCGGCCGTGCTCATGGCCGAGGACAAGGGCGTTGCGCTCGACACCGAGATCGACCCGCACGCCGCCGGTCGCTGGCTGGGCGATGCGCGACGGCTGCACCAGATTCTCTACCATCTGGTCGCCAACGCCCTGAAGTTCACATCGGCCGGCCATGTGCGCGTCAAGGCGTCGGCGCATGATGGCGAGCTCATCCTGTCGGTCACCGATACGGGCATGGGGATCGACGCCGAGACGCTGCCCCGCCTGTTCGAAGCGTTCACCCAGGCCGACGCGGCGTCGACCCGCGCCATCGGCGGCGCCGGGGTGGGTCTGAGCATCTGCCACCGCCTGGTGGGCCTGATGGGCGGCCGGCTTGAGGCTAAGAGCGAGGTCGGACGCGGCAGTGTGTTCACCGTCGCCTTGCCGATGGGCCGCGACAGCGCGGCCGAGCCCGCCGCCGGCCAGGACGCGGCGTTGCGCGTGCTTGTCGCCGAGGACAACGAGGCCAATCAGCGCGTCGTGCGGACGGTCCTTAATGCGCTGGGGATCGATCCGGTGATCGTGGCCGACGGCGAGGCGGTGGTGCGGGCCTGGAGCACGGGCGCCTGGGATCTGGTGCTGATGGACATCCAGATGCCTCTGAAGAACGGCGTCGACGCCACGCTGGAGATCCGCCGGCTGGAAGCCGAGCGCGGCCTTCCCGCCACGCGGATCGTCGCGCTGACCGCCAACGCCATGCCGCACCAGGTCGAGACCTACAACGCCGCGGGCATGGACGGCGTCGTCCAGAAGCCGATCATGATCGCCGAGCTTCAGGCCGCGCTGGTGCGTGACCGCGCCGCCTGA
- the rpmB gene encoding 50S ribosomal protein L28 has product MSRRCELTGIGPMVGHNVSHSNIKTKRRFLPALSPATLQSESLGQSFKLRISNAALRTLDFKGGLDTFLLGAKDEQLSPRALKIKAQVKAKAKAAAQAA; this is encoded by the coding sequence ATGTCGCGCCGTTGCGAACTTACCGGTATCGGTCCGATGGTCGGCCACAATGTGAGCCACTCGAACATCAAGACCAAGCGCCGCTTCCTGCCGGCTCTGTCGCCCGCCACGCTCCAGTCGGAGTCGCTGGGCCAGAGCTTCAAGCTGCGCATCAGCAACGCGGCCCTGCGCACGCTCGACTTCAAGGGCGGCCTGGACACCTTCCTGCTGGGCGCCAAGGACGAGCAGCTGTCGCCGCGCGCCCTGAAGATCAAGGCCCAGGTGAAGGCCAAGGCCAAGGCCGCCGCTCAGGCCGCCTAA